A portion of the Lysinibacillus timonensis genome contains these proteins:
- a CDS encoding exodeoxyribonuclease III, producing the protein MKFISWNVNGIRACLTKGFMDYFNEMRADFFCIQETKCQEGQVLLELDGYHQFWNYAEKKGYSGTAIFTKHKPNNVKYGIGEELSESEGRIITLEYDGFYLVNVYTPNSQRDLARLSYRLEWEDKIQSYLKDLNEIRPVIFCGDLNVAHEEIDLKNVKSNIGNSGFTYEERGKMSELLSSGFTDTFRFLNPDKKDSYTWWSYMNKVRERNIGWRIDYFIVSNQLASHIEEASIHSEVYGSDHCPILLKMKPNKQLILN; encoded by the coding sequence ATGAAATTTATTTCATGGAATGTGAATGGTATACGCGCATGCTTAACAAAGGGATTTATGGACTATTTTAATGAAATGAGAGCTGATTTTTTCTGTATCCAAGAGACTAAATGTCAAGAAGGTCAAGTACTGCTTGAGTTAGACGGCTATCATCAATTTTGGAATTATGCAGAGAAAAAAGGTTATTCGGGGACTGCAATTTTTACAAAACATAAGCCGAATAATGTAAAATATGGTATAGGTGAAGAACTAAGTGAATCAGAAGGAAGAATCATCACATTAGAATACGATGGTTTTTACCTAGTGAATGTCTATACACCTAATTCACAGCGAGATCTAGCAAGACTCTCCTATAGATTAGAATGGGAAGATAAAATCCAATCGTATCTTAAAGATTTAAATGAGATCAGGCCCGTTATTTTTTGTGGAGATTTAAATGTAGCACATGAGGAGATAGACTTGAAAAATGTTAAGTCTAATATCGGTAATTCGGGCTTCACCTATGAAGAACGTGGAAAAATGTCGGAATTACTATCATCTGGTTTTACGGATACATTCCGGTTTCTAAATCCTGATAAAAAAGATTCATATACATGGTGGTCTTATATGAATAAAGTAAGAGAGAGAAATATCGGATGGAGAATAGACTATTTTATTGTATCCAATCAATTAGCAAGTCATATTGAGGAAGCTTCAATTCATTCCGAGGTTTATGGTAGCGATCATTGCCCAATTCTTTTAAAAATGAAGCCGAACAAGCAGCTAATTTTGAATTGA
- a CDS encoding helix-turn-helix domain-containing protein — MKETCLCPRLTKAMELLGKRWTTLILYQLLEGPQRFNEIESSLPISGRLLSERLKELEKEAIVQRKVYSEVPVRVEYSLTDKGRALEGAIREVEKWSKEWIN, encoded by the coding sequence ATGAAGGAAACTTGCTTATGTCCTCGTTTAACTAAGGCAATGGAATTACTTGGGAAAAGATGGACGACATTAATATTGTATCAATTACTAGAAGGACCACAAAGGTTTAATGAAATTGAATCTTCTCTTCCTATAAGTGGAAGATTATTATCGGAGCGCCTAAAGGAATTAGAAAAAGAAGCAATCGTGCAAAGAAAAGTCTACTCTGAGGTTCCGGTAAGAGTTGAATATTCATTAACAGACAAAGGTCGAGCGCTAGAAGGGGCAATACGTGAGGTCGAAAAATGGTCAAAAGAATGGATAAATTAA
- a CDS encoding FAD-dependent oxidoreductase has protein sequence MQNSLWLDGIENLSLNKLSTSMNCDVCIVGGGLTGIYTAYLLAKKGVNVVLLEGNSSVGIATTGHSTGKLTPQHDAVFYKLLNSFTKEQTRTYYDANQNAIESALQNANVDIYQRADSYLYATTDQGKETLKSEIEAYKTLSLPGYETTETELPFDILSGIKIENTSQIHPTKFAYHYAKLAIKEGANFYVNTRVTKVEIDKNCVYTEDEFEVTYNHLVLATHYPIEAIKGLQVAKLSIERSYLTATKTNELLKGQYLSVDTPSRTIRTALINNQPYFIYGGSSHKAGTVEDTQSYYETLQNEVVYKFDLSKPEYLWSAQDPDTADSVPYIGQISTDTPNIYIATGYRKWGLSNSLVAGEIISSSISKEQHPASEIYSPTRNKFGLTFLRMLNLIGFTVVNLADGYLTRMEAPKCTHLGCKTKWNDGDETWDCPCHGSRFDKFGNVIEGPAVYPLDLKL, from the coding sequence ATGCAAAATTCACTTTGGCTTGATGGTATTGAAAATTTATCATTAAACAAGCTTTCAACATCTATGAATTGCGATGTTTGTATTGTTGGTGGGGGGCTTACTGGAATCTATACTGCATACTTACTAGCTAAAAAAGGAGTTAATGTTGTTCTACTAGAAGGGAATAGTTCAGTCGGAATTGCCACTACTGGACATTCTACAGGGAAATTAACACCCCAGCACGATGCGGTGTTTTATAAATTACTCAATTCGTTTACAAAAGAGCAAACACGTACTTATTATGATGCGAACCAAAATGCTATTGAATCGGCGTTACAAAATGCAAATGTTGATATCTATCAAAGGGCTGACTCCTATTTATATGCAACGACCGACCAAGGGAAGGAAACACTGAAATCTGAAATTGAAGCATATAAAACCTTAAGTTTACCAGGTTATGAAACAACTGAAACTGAATTACCCTTCGATATCCTTTCGGGTATTAAGATCGAAAATACATCTCAAATCCATCCGACCAAATTTGCATACCACTACGCTAAGCTTGCCATTAAAGAAGGAGCAAACTTCTATGTCAACACACGTGTAACAAAGGTTGAAATTGATAAAAATTGCGTCTATACCGAGGATGAATTTGAAGTCACATACAACCATTTAGTACTAGCTACACACTATCCAATTGAAGCAATTAAGGGGCTGCAAGTCGCAAAACTATCTATTGAGCGCTCTTATTTAACTGCAACAAAAACAAACGAACTACTAAAAGGCCAATATTTATCAGTGGATACACCATCTAGAACAATTCGAACTGCACTAATTAATAATCAGCCCTACTTTATATACGGTGGCAGTTCACATAAAGCTGGTACGGTTGAAGATACTCAAAGTTATTATGAAACATTACAAAACGAGGTTGTTTATAAATTCGATCTATCAAAACCAGAATATCTATGGAGTGCACAAGACCCTGATACTGCTGATTCTGTCCCTTATATTGGGCAAATCTCAACCGATACCCCAAATATTTATATAGCAACAGGCTATAGAAAATGGGGGTTATCAAATTCTCTTGTTGCTGGAGAAATAATATCCAGCTCAATTTCAAAAGAGCAACATCCTGCTTCAGAAATTTATAGCCCTACAAGGAATAAATTCGGACTTACATTTTTAAGGATGCTAAACTTAATCGGCTTTACAGTTGTAAATTTAGCGGATGGATATTTAACACGTATGGAAGCACCTAAATGTACTCACCTAGGTTGTAAAACTAAATGGAATGATGGGGATGAAACATGGGATTGCCCATGCCATGGTTCCCGTTTTGATAAATTTGGGAATGTGATTGAAGGGCCTGCAGTTTACCCTTTAGATTTAAAGCTTTGA
- a CDS encoding MFS transporter, protein MENVSQKVNVSSKPISRNKLLGVAGVGWMFDAMDVGILSFVIAALAADWGLGSSEMGWIGSVNSIGMAVGAFVFGVLADKVGRKTVFIWTLIIFSVASGLSAFTTTLLAFIILRFFVGMGLGGELPVASTLVSESVEAKERGRVVVLLESFWAGGWLIAAIISYFVIPADFWPIEGWRVALLLTALPAFYAIYIRLNLPDSPQFTARSEAKKRSVWQNIRGIWDKKYAKASLMLWILWFVVVFSYYGMFLWLPSVMVGKGYSLISSFGYVLIMTLAQLPGYFTAAWLIEKMGRKFVLVTYLLGTAASALVFGNATTIEVLLISGILLSFFNLGAWGALYAYTPEQYPLAIRGTGSGMAAAVGRVGGIFGPLLVGNFLAAGYAIGFIFMIFCISIIIGVLAVLLLGKETKQTELEV, encoded by the coding sequence ATGGAAAATGTTTCTCAAAAGGTAAATGTGAGTAGTAAACCGATTTCTAGAAACAAGCTTTTAGGGGTAGCCGGAGTAGGCTGGATGTTTGATGCGATGGATGTTGGGATTTTATCTTTCGTCATAGCAGCCTTAGCGGCAGATTGGGGCTTGGGTTCAAGTGAAATGGGATGGATTGGCAGCGTTAATTCAATAGGGATGGCAGTGGGGGCATTTGTATTTGGTGTTTTAGCCGATAAAGTAGGTCGTAAAACAGTTTTTATTTGGACGCTAATTATATTTTCTGTGGCCAGTGGATTATCAGCGTTTACTACAACGTTGTTAGCGTTTATCATTTTGCGTTTTTTTGTTGGTATGGGACTAGGGGGAGAGCTTCCTGTAGCTTCAACATTAGTGTCGGAAAGTGTTGAAGCAAAAGAGCGTGGACGAGTGGTCGTTCTATTAGAAAGTTTTTGGGCGGGAGGCTGGTTAATAGCAGCTATTATTTCATACTTTGTAATTCCCGCAGATTTTTGGCCAATTGAAGGTTGGAGAGTGGCACTATTATTAACAGCACTCCCTGCATTTTATGCAATTTATATTCGTTTAAATTTACCTGATTCACCACAATTTACTGCTCGTTCAGAAGCTAAAAAACGTAGTGTATGGCAGAATATTCGTGGAATTTGGGATAAAAAATATGCAAAAGCTTCACTTATGTTATGGATTCTATGGTTTGTCGTTGTATTTTCATATTATGGTATGTTCTTATGGCTTCCAAGTGTAATGGTTGGGAAAGGGTATAGTTTAATATCGAGCTTTGGATACGTGCTAATTATGACATTGGCACAACTACCGGGATATTTCACTGCTGCGTGGTTAATTGAAAAAATGGGAAGAAAATTTGTATTAGTTACTTATTTATTAGGTACTGCAGCAAGTGCCTTAGTCTTTGGTAATGCAACAACTATTGAGGTACTATTAATTTCGGGTATTCTTTTATCGTTCTTTAATTTAGGTGCATGGGGTGCTTTATATGCTTATACTCCTGAACAATATCCACTAGCGATTCGCGGAACCGGATCAGGAATGGCTGCTGCTGTAGGTAGGGTTGGTGGTATATTTGGTCCGCTATTAGTAGGTAATTTCTTGGCAGCCGGATATGCAATAGGGTTTATTTTTATGATTTTTTGTATATCAATTATTATTGGGGTTTTGGCGGTACTGTTACTAGGTAAAGAAACAAAACAAACTGAACTAGAAGTATAA
- a CDS encoding MurR/RpiR family transcriptional regulator, with product MYITDEIKKRFIQLSRGQRKVAQFVVENPNIVATHIASEVGQLIGVSESTVIRFCYAMELSGFNELQEELKKELLKADGSSKKQKSVITKRQPNFVNEMMNRDVTSILNTIELIDSEQFDLSTQWLHESQFVYILGFRQSTSAASFMTSTLKNWRNHVNQIQHDMEDIVQQLSNMDSRSTLVIIAVDHTLDDVVTFAKLAKSKNSKIIALTNSTLSPIRDYADSMFTTNVQKQSVLETSTALCSLINALIEGMISQNKRQYISFQKSNAQIESNFTY from the coding sequence ATGTATATTACGGATGAAATAAAAAAACGCTTTATTCAATTATCAAGAGGGCAACGTAAAGTAGCTCAATTTGTAGTCGAAAATCCAAATATAGTAGCAACTCATATAGCTTCCGAAGTTGGACAGCTTATCGGTGTAAGTGAATCAACTGTAATTCGCTTTTGTTACGCAATGGAGTTATCTGGATTTAATGAGCTACAAGAGGAATTGAAAAAAGAGTTATTGAAAGCGGATGGCTCTTCGAAAAAACAGAAGAGTGTTATTACCAAAAGGCAACCTAATTTTGTTAACGAAATGATGAATCGTGATGTAACAAGCATTTTAAATACAATTGAGTTGATCGATTCCGAGCAATTTGACCTTTCAACACAATGGTTACATGAATCGCAATTCGTTTATATTCTTGGGTTTAGACAATCAACGTCAGCCGCGAGTTTTATGACAAGTACCTTAAAAAATTGGCGTAATCACGTAAATCAAATACAACATGATATGGAAGATATAGTTCAACAATTAAGCAATATGGATAGTAGATCTACTTTAGTTATCATAGCTGTAGACCATACGTTGGACGATGTAGTCACATTTGCAAAACTTGCAAAAAGCAAAAACTCAAAAATTATTGCATTAACAAATTCAACATTATCACCTATCCGCGATTATGCAGATTCAATGTTTACCACAAATGTACAAAAGCAAAGTGTGCTTGAAACATCAACAGCCCTGTGTTCGTTAATAAATGCGCTAATTGAAGGTATGATTTCTCAAAATAAGAGACAATATATCTCTTTTCAAAAGTCGAATGCTCAGATTGAAAGCAACTTTACATACTAA
- a CDS encoding DsbA family protein, producing the protein MKVEVWSDYVCPFCYIGKRQLEKAIKDSGYEGQIEVEYKSYLLDPSTPIDAEEPVITSLAKKYRVSEEEAKKMTNNVAIRAKEVGLEYDFGNMKTANTVAAHRLAKWADTKGKGPELSERLLSAYFLEGEAIGKQDVLLKLVEEVGLDTDEATVIINGNQFKNEVDQDIMAAQELGVRGVPFFVFDNKYGISGAQPQPLFEKTIEKVASEAGLKPKLKMVGNQGAACTDDQCDI; encoded by the coding sequence ATGAAAGTAGAAGTATGGTCAGATTATGTTTGTCCATTTTGTTATATAGGTAAGCGCCAGCTCGAAAAGGCAATTAAAGACTCAGGATATGAAGGACAAATTGAAGTTGAATATAAGAGTTATCTATTAGATCCCTCCACACCAATTGACGCAGAAGAACCTGTTATTACTTCATTAGCCAAAAAATATAGAGTGTCTGAAGAAGAAGCGAAGAAGATGACAAATAACGTAGCGATTCGTGCTAAAGAAGTGGGGTTAGAGTATGACTTTGGAAACATGAAGACTGCAAACACGGTAGCAGCCCACCGATTAGCGAAATGGGCTGATACAAAAGGTAAAGGACCTGAATTGAGTGAACGTTTATTAAGTGCATATTTCCTTGAAGGTGAAGCAATTGGCAAACAAGATGTGTTATTAAAACTTGTAGAAGAAGTTGGATTAGACACAGACGAAGCAACGGTGATAATTAATGGGAATCAATTTAAAAATGAAGTTGACCAAGATATTATGGCGGCTCAGGAACTAGGGGTACGGGGAGTACCATTCTTCGTATTTGACAATAAATACGGAATATCAGGAGCACAGCCGCAACCGCTTTTTGAGAAGACAATTGAAAAAGTTGCAAGCGAGGCTGGTTTAAAACCAAAGTTGAAAATGGTCGGTAACCAAGGTGCTGCGTGTACTGACGACCAATGTGATATTTAA
- the thrC gene encoding threonine synthase, giving the protein MWKGLIEEYKEFLPVTDKTPSLTLNEGNTPLIHLVNLSKKLGIELYGKYEGLNPTGSFKDRGMVFAVAKAIEDGAKCVICASTGNTSAAASAYATRAGIQSIVVIPKGKVALGKLAQACMYGAKIIEIDGNFDDALRIVRQISETTPVALVNSVNPYRIEGQKTAAFEIVDSLGTAPDYLCIPVGNAGNITAYWKGFKEYNEAKNSGLPKMYGFEAEGAAAIVKGEPIPDPETIATAIRIGNPASWKYAEAARDESGGIIDSVTDEEILAAYKLIANTEGVFVEPGSAASLAGVIKSVQNGKIEKGSRVVTVFTGNGLKDPDTAMKVSSIDLVSLKNDEEEIKAYIEGIL; this is encoded by the coding sequence ATGTGGAAAGGTCTTATTGAAGAATACAAAGAATTTTTACCAGTTACAGATAAAACACCTTCTTTAACTTTAAATGAGGGAAATACACCATTAATTCATTTAGTTAATTTATCGAAAAAACTAGGAATCGAACTTTACGGAAAATACGAAGGTTTAAATCCTACAGGTTCATTTAAGGACAGAGGCATGGTTTTTGCTGTTGCTAAAGCAATCGAAGATGGTGCAAAATGTGTTATTTGTGCTTCAACAGGTAACACTTCCGCTGCAGCTTCCGCATATGCTACACGTGCTGGAATCCAATCAATTGTAGTTATTCCAAAAGGAAAAGTTGCGCTAGGCAAATTAGCACAAGCTTGTATGTATGGTGCAAAAATTATTGAAATTGATGGAAACTTTGACGATGCATTGAGAATTGTTCGTCAGATTAGTGAAACAACTCCTGTTGCTTTAGTAAATTCGGTAAATCCTTATCGTATTGAAGGACAAAAGACAGCTGCTTTTGAGATTGTTGATAGTTTAGGCACTGCTCCTGATTACTTATGTATCCCTGTTGGTAATGCCGGTAACATTACCGCTTACTGGAAAGGCTTCAAGGAATATAACGAAGCTAAAAATTCTGGACTTCCAAAAATGTATGGTTTTGAAGCTGAAGGTGCTGCTGCGATTGTAAAAGGAGAGCCTATTCCTGATCCAGAAACTATTGCAACTGCAATTCGTATTGGTAACCCAGCAAGCTGGAAATACGCTGAGGCTGCTCGTGACGAGTCAGGCGGTATTATAGATTCTGTAACAGATGAAGAAATCTTAGCTGCATACAAACTAATTGCCAATACTGAAGGTGTATTCGTAGAACCTGGTTCTGCCGCTTCACTTGCTGGTGTTATTAAATCAGTTCAAAATGGCAAAATTGAGAAAGGTAGCCGCGTTGTAACAGTATTTACTGGTAATGGATTAAAGGACCCTGATACAGCTATGAAAGTTTCTTCTATTGATTTAGTTTCGTTAAAAAATGATGAAGAAGAAATTAAAGCATATATCGAGGGAATTCTATGA
- the thrB gene encoding homoserine kinase: MSKKWQITVPGSTANLGPGFDSIGLSLSLYLNLTVSLQDKWEIIHVSEGLPTDFEIEEHLIYKVAQETAAQFGKIVPPCRIEMCSDLPFARGLGSSASAIVAAIELANVTCNLNLSIQDKCNISSQMEGHPDNATASVLGGLTISSMDENGNVDTIHVTDLDASFVVFVPDVELKTAEARKVLPESLDRPYAVLASAKANMLAASLIAKDYVRIGRYMEADLFHEPFRAKLIPDYNEIIHAAKIHGAYGTALSGAGPTMISMIPTKIGQQFVQKMNDLFPSHKIILTRADHTGVLVTDIPVITK, translated from the coding sequence ATGAGTAAAAAATGGCAAATCACTGTCCCGGGGAGCACTGCTAACTTAGGACCTGGATTTGACTCAATAGGACTTAGTCTTTCTCTATACTTAAATCTAACAGTGTCTTTACAGGATAAGTGGGAAATTATTCATGTTTCTGAAGGACTTCCTACTGATTTTGAAATAGAAGAACATTTAATTTATAAAGTAGCTCAAGAGACTGCAGCTCAATTTGGCAAAATAGTGCCTCCATGTCGTATTGAGATGTGTAGCGATCTCCCATTTGCTAGAGGTCTAGGTAGTAGTGCATCTGCTATTGTTGCAGCAATTGAATTAGCCAATGTTACTTGTAATTTGAATTTATCTATTCAAGATAAATGCAACATATCCTCACAAATGGAAGGTCATCCTGATAATGCGACAGCTTCTGTCTTAGGCGGATTAACTATTTCCTCTATGGATGAGAATGGTAATGTTGACACTATACATGTAACAGATTTAGATGCCTCATTTGTGGTCTTTGTTCCCGATGTAGAGTTAAAAACAGCTGAGGCTAGAAAAGTATTACCGGAAAGCTTAGATCGCCCATACGCTGTTTTAGCAAGCGCTAAAGCAAATATGCTTGCAGCATCACTGATTGCAAAGGATTATGTCCGCATAGGCCGGTATATGGAAGCAGATTTATTCCATGAACCGTTTCGAGCTAAATTAATTCCAGATTATAATGAGATTATTCATGCAGCAAAGATACATGGTGCATATGGAACAGCTTTAAGCGGTGCAGGCCCAACTATGATTTCTATGATTCCAACTAAAATTGGGCAACAATTTGTACAGAAAATGAACGATTTATTCCCTTCTCACAAGATTATTTTGACAAGAGCGGATCATACAGGAGTACTTGTAACAGATATACCTGTTATTACAAAATAA
- the zupT gene encoding zinc transporter ZupT: MDGNVILAFGLTLFAGLATGVGALIAFFTSRTNKKFLSVALGFSAGVMIYVSLVEIFVKAKDSLTYALGNSLGYWMTLVGFFGGMVFIALIDRFIPKSKNPHEVKTVEDVQAAEKSTTAIDHDKLMKMGVFTALAIAIHNFPEGIATFMSAIQDPNVGIAIAIAVAIHNIPEGIAVAIPIYFATGIRKKAFKLSFLSGLAEPVGAFIAYLILMPFLNDVMFGIIFSAVAGIMVFISLDELLPAAKKYDETHLSIYGVVAGMAVMAISLVLLA, from the coding sequence ATGGACGGTAATGTAATCTTAGCTTTTGGTTTAACGCTATTTGCAGGATTAGCTACAGGTGTTGGGGCTTTAATCGCATTTTTTACCTCAAGAACAAATAAGAAGTTTTTATCTGTCGCACTTGGCTTTTCTGCAGGCGTTATGATTTATGTATCATTAGTAGAAATATTTGTTAAAGCAAAAGATTCATTAACATATGCTCTAGGAAATTCACTGGGTTATTGGATGACGCTAGTCGGTTTTTTTGGAGGGATGGTATTTATAGCATTAATAGACCGTTTTATTCCTAAGAGTAAAAACCCCCATGAAGTTAAGACGGTTGAGGATGTTCAGGCTGCAGAAAAAAGTACGACAGCAATAGACCATGATAAGCTGATGAAGATGGGAGTCTTTACTGCACTAGCAATAGCAATCCATAATTTCCCAGAGGGAATTGCTACGTTTATGTCTGCAATTCAAGATCCTAATGTAGGAATAGCAATCGCAATAGCCGTTGCTATTCATAATATTCCAGAAGGAATTGCAGTGGCTATTCCAATTTATTTTGCAACTGGTATACGGAAGAAGGCGTTTAAGCTATCGTTCTTGTCAGGGTTAGCAGAACCAGTTGGGGCATTTATTGCGTATTTAATCCTAATGCCATTTTTAAATGATGTGATGTTTGGGATTATCTTTTCAGCAGTTGCTGGAATAATGGTATTTATTTCACTAGATGAGCTGTTACCTGCAGCAAAAAAGTACGATGAAACTCATTTGTCGATTTATGGTGTTGTTGCAGGAATGGCAGTAATGGCAATTAGCTTAGTCTTGTTAGCATAA
- a CDS encoding manganese-dependent inorganic pyrophosphatase has translation MSKVLVFGHKNPDTDTITSALVYAYLKQQLGIEAEAVRLGEINNETKFALDKFGFDSPRLIDNVSTETEQVILVDHNERQQSANGIENVKVIEVIDHHRIANFETSDPLYFRAEPVGCTATILNKIFKETNVDIPANIAGLMLSAIVSDTLLFKSPTCTEADVQAGKELAEIAGVNAEEYGLAMLKAGADLSDKALEDLLSLDAKEFTFGTVKSIIAQVNAVDVNDVLGRKGELVSLLNKSIEANGLNLYFFIVTDILNNDSVAVLAGNASEDAAKAFSKELADNVIELPGVVSRKKQVVPVLTDALK, from the coding sequence ATGAGTAAGGTATTAGTTTTCGGACATAAAAACCCAGATACAGATACAATTACATCTGCCCTAGTTTATGCATATTTAAAACAACAACTGGGAATAGAAGCAGAAGCGGTAAGATTAGGTGAAATTAATAACGAAACGAAATTCGCTTTAGACAAATTTGGATTTGATTCACCAAGATTAATTGATAATGTTTCAACTGAAACAGAGCAAGTTATTTTAGTGGACCATAATGAACGCCAACAATCTGCAAATGGCATTGAAAATGTGAAAGTGATTGAAGTAATTGATCATCATAGAATTGCAAATTTTGAAACATCAGACCCATTATACTTCCGTGCGGAGCCTGTAGGATGTACAGCTACAATTCTAAACAAAATATTCAAAGAGACTAATGTGGATATTCCAGCAAATATTGCAGGGTTAATGTTGTCCGCAATTGTTTCTGATACTTTGTTATTTAAATCTCCAACATGTACAGAAGCTGACGTTCAAGCAGGTAAAGAACTTGCTGAAATTGCAGGGGTTAATGCAGAAGAATATGGTCTAGCGATGCTTAAAGCAGGGGCAGACCTATCAGATAAAGCTTTAGAGGACTTATTATCTTTAGATGCGAAAGAATTTACTTTTGGTACAGTGAAATCGATTATCGCACAGGTAAATGCAGTAGATGTAAATGATGTATTGGGCCGCAAAGGCGAGCTTGTGAGTCTTCTAAATAAGAGTATAGAAGCAAATGGGTTAAACTTATATTTCTTTATTGTTACTGATATCTTAAATAACGACTCTGTAGCTGTTCTAGCGGGTAATGCTTCTGAAGATGCTGCAAAAGCATTTAGTAAAGAATTAGCAGATAACGTTATTGAGCTACCAGGAGTAGTATCTCGTAAAAAGCAAGTCGTACCAGTTCTTACAGACGCATTAAAATAA
- the murB gene encoding UDP-N-acetylmuramate dehydrogenase: MTIQKWADDLAQLINPNNIKTNVLLKEYTMTKLGGVADVFVLPETEEEAAAVVKYAYDQRVPLLMLGNGSNMVVRDGGVRGIVVTFTKLNEIRVNGTQIYAQSGALIKDVSKLAAKESLTGFEFACGIPGSVGGAMAMNAGAYGGEIKDIIISSTVLTKEGKRIVLSKDELDLKYRHSIIAQEGYYVLSSLFQLEVGDKEEIDEKIADLTFKRESKQPLEFPSAGSVFKRPPGYFAGKLIQDSGLQGKGVGGAEVSTKHAGFIINKGDATASDYISTIKMVQSVVKDKFGVELELEVKIVGED, translated from the coding sequence ATGACTATACAAAAATGGGCAGACGACTTAGCTCAGTTAATAAATCCAAATAATATTAAAACAAATGTATTGCTAAAGGAATACACAATGACGAAACTTGGCGGTGTAGCAGATGTGTTTGTACTACCTGAAACCGAGGAAGAAGCAGCTGCAGTAGTCAAGTATGCATATGATCAACGTGTGCCGTTATTAATGCTTGGCAATGGATCGAATATGGTTGTTCGGGACGGAGGTGTTCGGGGTATTGTCGTTACATTCACTAAATTAAACGAGATACGTGTTAATGGCACTCAAATATATGCACAGAGCGGAGCTTTAATTAAAGATGTTTCCAAACTTGCCGCAAAAGAAAGTTTAACAGGCTTTGAGTTCGCATGCGGTATACCTGGTTCAGTTGGAGGAGCAATGGCTATGAACGCAGGTGCTTATGGAGGGGAGATTAAAGATATTATCATTTCTTCCACCGTACTAACAAAAGAAGGGAAACGAATAGTACTATCTAAAGATGAACTAGATTTAAAATATAGACATAGTATCATTGCTCAAGAAGGTTATTATGTATTATCATCCTTATTCCAATTAGAAGTAGGGGACAAGGAAGAAATTGATGAAAAGATCGCAGATTTAACGTTTAAACGTGAATCCAAACAACCTCTCGAGTTTCCATCAGCAGGTAGTGTGTTTAAAAGACCTCCAGGTTATTTTGCGGGAAAATTAATTCAAGATAGTGGCTTACAAGGTAAAGGGGTTGGAGGAGCCGAGGTATCTACAAAACATGCTGGTTTCATTATCAATAAAGGTGATGCAACAGCTTCGGACTATATCAGTACAATTAAAATGGTCCAAAGTGTTGTAAAAGATAAGTTCGGTGTTGAATTAGAACTTGAAGTAAAAATAGTTGGAGAAGATTAA